GTGTGGCATGCAGCGCTTGCCTCTTTATTCCATAATCTTTCCATCCCTCAGCATACATACGATCACCGATAATAGGGTGTCCATAGTCAGACAAATGAACGCGAATTTGATGCGTTCTCCCCGTTTCCAACTGCAAGCTTACTAGCGTCGCACCTTCTTTTCGCTCAAGCACTTCATAATGGGTTATAGCTTGTGCCCCGTTCTCATTCACCCAACGGTGAATTGGGCGCACCGGATCATGGGCAATAGGACGATTGATCGTACCAACATCGTCCGCTATCTGCCCGTGTACGATCGCTACATACTGACGCTGGTATCGTTTCTTCTTCATCTCTTTAGATAGAAAATCATGTGTATAAGCATGTTTCGCCATCATGAGTAACCCAGACGTATCCTTATCCAGTCGACTTACTGGTCGAATGGGAAGCTCTCGTCCCTGTTGAAGAAAATGATAAGCCAAACCGTTAGCCAGCGTACCGTTAGGATAGCCTTTTGTAGGGTGGACAACGATTCCTGCTGGTTTATCTACTACAACAATATCTTCGTCCTCATAGCTAATACGAAGCGGAATGGCCTCTGGTTCAATCTTAAGTGTGATTTCATCTGGCAAAAAGATGCGAATCTCATCGCCGCTATGAATACGTGCACTCAAATAGCTAGCCTCGTCATTGACCAGCACATACTGACCCTGTTTTAAACGACGAAGCCACCGGCGTGAAAAATGATAGCGATTTTTTAGTACCTGTTGCAGTTTCTTGCCATCCTCTGCTGCTGTCACAATAAAAGTGTTAAATAAGCGTTCCTGTGTCAATTGCGTTCACCATACCCTCAATATATGATACCCGTCCGCTTATGAGTACGGTTAAACATCGTCGGTTCCGGATCAAAATATTTTTCTGTGTAGCTCGGAACAAAAACATCTCGCTGATTAATATAACCTGAACCCCACGTTGGATCCATCGTCACCCACTCTCCACCAATCCTCACTTCCACCCAAGCATGACGAACACCCTCGGCATATCCTTCAACAAAACGAGCTTCCATCCCGTTGGCGCGCAGCAGTGCTACCGCCAAGAAAGCATAATCTTGACAAACACCCTTCTTCTCTGCGAGCGCTTTGAGGGCGCTATCATTTAACGAAAACGTGTCATTACGAAATTTAGGAACATCATACTTAATGGTTCGAGAGACATAGCGGTAGATTTTTTTTGCCTGTGCTCGTTCGTCACCAGCCCCTTTTGTCAGCGACTGTGCCAGTTCCTTTATCTTCTTATCATTTGATTGTACCCCTCTTGATGGATACAAATTTTCCTTTCCTATTGGCGCCGAACTGTCTATTTGAAATTGCGCTACGCCATAAAAACGAAAAAAGTCACGGTTTTCCTTCGTCACTTCAGGAACATTGACGATCACCTCATATTTCCCAGGTCCAAACCGTAGCCAAAATTCCCCTTTAAAATGATAATCCTTCACAGGGATAATATAGGAAGCTTCCTTGCCATCTTTTTCTGTTTGTACAATAACTTGTTCTGTCTCACGTGCAAACGGGGCATCTGGATCGATCTTACCTTCAATCGTATAGGTATCATCCGCTCGATCCCCGCTCACCGTCGGAGTGAGCAGCTGAATCCCACGTTCTTGGTAATGCTTATAATACGTAATCGGGGAAAGTGGTTCACGGGAACCCTTCTCTGCTAAAAAAGAGAGTGCTTTTTGATAGTACCCCTCTTTCTCTTCACTCGGAATAAGAACACTAAGGTGGTGAACTCCTTTCTCAAAAAGTAGCGGTACTTCTGTAGAAAATACTCCCTTATGTACGGGGAGCACTTTCTCCCACTTCTTTCCTTCCTGTTCGATTCGTACCAGAATAGAAATATCATCCTTTATACTCCTGATAGCGCCTTCCAATTGCACAGAGCGTTCGGCTTTCATATAACCCTGCTGTGGTTGTGCCAAAGTCACCCCTGACTCTAAGCCAATAGGAGTAAATGCCATATCTCTTTCCACTTTTTCATTTACATTAATTACTTTAAACTGCGTGATTTCTTGGTACTGATCGCTTTTCTCCATGCTGGGGAGTCGGACAGTTACCTGATATGTACCACTTCCTGCAAACAATGTAAGACTCTTTTTAAAAACTCCTTCTTTGATTGGAACGTAATAATCAAAGGGTTCCGCTATTCCTACATTTTCTTTTGCAGTCTTGTTGTCTTCCTCTACTTTCTCTACCACAATCCACAGATAGTTGGACTTCAACTTCTTATATGAAGCTACTTTACCGGAGATATCCACTTTTGCATTGACGGCAAATTTCTCGTACTCAGGAGCAGATAACTCTACGCCAGCATCAGTAGCATATTCTCGTAATTGAAGAGGCTTTAATGTGATGCCATCATGAACTTCATCTATCTTTTGCTCAAAAGGATCAGCTGATGACCTAGTCTGGTCACTCCACGAACACCCTGTCACGATCGTAAAAAGTAGCACCATTATTACAAAAAATCGACTACCCTTCTTCATTCCCATCCCCCATCCCTCTCTGCATACCCCATTCACTTCTCTCATTATATGCTGAAGAGAGCACAAAAAAAAAGAGATCACCTCCAGGGCGACCTCACATTATAATCGAGACCAAAACATCAACCAATATTGCCTTTAACTTAATCCTACACTATTTTGATCACTAGATGTTTTTAAAAGTTCGACTGAATTCGACATGTGATGACAGTGAAACCATCTTAATTCCCCACTTCTTCTCCACATGTTTTAAAACAAAAGACAAGTACAATAAGGAAAAATCACTTCTTATTGTTAAATAAATTCTATTTTATATTTTAAAAGGAATAAGCCCCCCTATATTTCAGCCTCCTCGTCTACTATAATTCCATAAAAATACATTTTACTGTATAGTGATATTCTCTCTTTATACCTTGTGGTACAATAAAGCGACATCATATATATGATTTAGAGGAGGGGATACCCATCGGCTTAGGAAATAACATCCGACGTAGACGGAAAGAGCTTAAAATGACTCAATCGGAGCTAGCAGAGGGTATTATATCTGTTCCTTATCTAAGCCTTATCGAGAACGAACGTGCCAATCCTCCTGCTGATGTGATTTCTCCGCTTGCTCAGCGACTCAAGATGTCCTTACATGAGCTACAAGGCATTTCAGATCCTCTCGTTCTAAAAGAAGCTCATCTACTAATAGAGAAAATTCGCTTCTCCATGTTTAATGAAGAGCATGAAAATTGCCGACACTATTTACAAAAGCTAGAAGAGTTCTCCCCCTTGATCCGTGATGAAAAATTGCTGATGAAAATTGACTTGATCAGAATTAACGTCATGGACCAACAACTACAAGCAGAGCGCGCCAAGCAGTTATTACATTCGTTCGAGCAAAAGTGGGTTAATTTTCAATCATGCCCAGACACATTCGTCTCCTATTTACGCATGAAAGGAAATATTGAAATCTGTCAAGGGAATTACATGAAGGCGATTCAACATTATCAAACGGCACTTCCTCTATTTGCGGAGATGAAAGATGAGCTAGAAAAGGGATACTTGTATACCAACCTTGCATGCAGTTACCTTCTGCTCACCAAACCGCAAATGGGCGTTATCTATTCGGAAAAAGCAATAGCAATCCTTTCACAGATGGATCGCTGGCAAGAATTGATTGCTGTTTATCATATTATGGGTTGTTGTTATGTTCATATGGGAGAGCATGATGAAGCCCAACAATATTTTGAACGCATGTTAAAAATGTCGCAACAGATGAGTGGCATATCCCCTTTATTTACCGCCCGTGCTTATCATGAAATGGGCACCACCAAACATCAATTAGATTACTATGATGAAGCTCTACAATACTTTGCCCTTGCCTTAAAGACGGCTAAATCGGAAGATGATGACCCTCTGCCTTATTGGGAAGTAGGGAAAATCTTTGAGTCGATGACAAAAACCTATCTTAAAAAAGGACAGTTAGAGCAGGCAGAACGTTATCTAAATAAGGCTCTGCAACTTTTAGACAATCACCATATCTCATTAGCGGAAAGTTGGATTCAGTTAGGTCACCTTCATTATGCGAAAGGTGAATTCTCTTCGTTTGAACAGGTATATATGAATGCCATTACCGTTTTCATCGAACACGAAAACTACAGCAAGGTGGCTCGTGCGGCACACGCACTCGGACTTTATTTCCATAATCAAGGGGATGAAGGGAAAAGTTCACATTGGTCACGGCTCGCCTGTGAGTATTATGCCAAACTTGTTCCTGTCGGAGAATTTGATCACATCTTACCTACACAAATAGAAAACAATAACCCTACTTAAAAGCGACCATCGGCATGGACTCCTTCCCATGCTGATGGTCGCTTTTTTATTCTTCTGCCTCGATCTTGCTCAATCATCAGCTAACATCTGTAGAAAGCGAGCTTCATCTATTACGTCCACCCCCAGTTCCTTCGCCTTTTCCAATTTGGAACCTGCACTCGCGCCTGCAACCACATAATCCGTCTTTTTACTAACACTTCCTGTTACTTTTCCACCCAGCGCCTCGATTTTCTCTTTTGCTTCCTTCCGTCCCATCGCTTCCATCGTACCCGTAATAACGACAGTCTTATCTGCAAATGGACTATCGACAGCCCCTTTTTCTGCCTGTGTCAATCCTTTATAGCGGAAGTTAACACCCTCTTGCTGTAAGCGCATCAACATCTGCTCTACTTCTGGCTTGGCAAAATACATCCTTACACTATCTGCCATCCGCGGTCCGATTCCCTCAATTTCTTCCAGTTCCTCGCTACTGGCATGGCGTAAGCGCTCCAAATCACCAAAGTGTTCCGCAAGAATCTGTGCCGCCTTCGCACCGACAAACCGAATACCTAAACCAAAAAGAAGCCGTTCCATCGAATTTTCCTTGCTGCGTTTAATCGCAGCTATGAGATTATTAACTGATTTTTCCCCCATGCGATCAAGCGGAAGTAGGTCTTTCTCCTCCAACGTGTATAAATCTGCCACCGATTGTATGAGACCCGCTTCAAACAGCTGAATGATCACTTTTTCTCCCAAACCATCGATATTCATCGCGCCCCGTGAAACAAAATGAATCATTCCTTCCCGAATCTGTGCAGGGCATTCGGGATTAATACAGCGAAGAGCCACTTCTTCCTCCAGGTGCACCAGCTGACTCTCACAAGCTGGACAAGAAGATGGCATGTGAAATTCTCTTTCCGCTCCCGTCCGTTTCTCTTCTAGCACGCTGATCACTTCGGGAATAATGTCGCCTGCTTTCTTTACTTTCACATGGTCGCCCAACATCAGTCCTTTTTCACGAATGATCTCCTCATTATGTAAAGAAGCACGACTTACGGTCGTACCTGCTAACGAAACAGGCTCTAAAATTGCTGTTGGTGTTACCGCCCCTGTCCGCCCTACCTTGATCTCAATATCGCGTAACACTGTAACTGCTTCCTCAGCAGGAAATTTATAAGCGATTGCCCAACGAGGGCTTTTCGCTGTAGTGCCCAAAGCATGATAATAACGACGTTCATTCACCTTGATCACAATACCATCAATCTCATATCCAAGGTCGGCGCGCGCCTGTTCCATTTCATCAATATACGCCACAACCTCTTCTATCGTTCTCGCAACACGCCGCTTAGGGTTTATTCGAAACCCTAATTCCGCTAGCCAGTCCAGATAGGCAGAGTGAGTTGGCGGTGTTTCTTCCTGTACCATGCCTGTCCCATACAAAAAGAGATCGAGCGAGCGCGCTGCCGCCAATTTTGGATCCAGTTGGCGCAACGATCCTGCCGCTGCATTTCGCGGGTTGGCAAAGATGGCCTCACCCTTCTCTCTCTTCTTTTCGTTAAGACGAGTAAATGCAGAGCGCGGCATAAATGCTTCGCCACGCACTTCTAAAGTAACAGGTTTATTTAACTTAAGCGGGAGAGAGCGAATGGTCTTCAGATTTTGTGTAATATCTTCTCCTATCTGACCATCCCCACGAGTCGCTCCCCGCACAAAACGACCTTCTTCATATAAAAGGGATACCGCTAATCCATCTACTTTTAATTCACATACATACTCCATCTCAGTTGTCCCCAGTAAGCGCTTGATGCGTTCATCAAAGTCACGCAAATCTTGCTCATTAAAAGCATTACTCAGGCTAAGCATCGGTACCTCGTGCTCCACTTTGTTAAAATGAGGCAAAGGCTCCCCCCCGACACGCTGTGTCGGAGATTCGGGCACGATCAAGTCAGGAAACTGGGCCTCCAACTCTAGCAATTTTCTCATCAAGATATCGTATTCCGCATCTGATATCTGTGGTTCATCCTGTTCGTGGTAGTAGACATTATGTTGGTCAATCTCGCGGCGCAGCTCTTCTATCCGATTCTTCGCTTCTGCCTTTTGCATGC
This sequence is a window from Mechercharimyces sp. CAU 1602. Protein-coding genes within it:
- a CDS encoding tetratricopeptide repeat protein produces the protein MRRRRKELKMTQSELAEGIISVPYLSLIENERANPPADVISPLAQRLKMSLHELQGISDPLVLKEAHLLIEKIRFSMFNEEHENCRHYLQKLEEFSPLIRDEKLLMKIDLIRINVMDQQLQAERAKQLLHSFEQKWVNFQSCPDTFVSYLRMKGNIEICQGNYMKAIQHYQTALPLFAEMKDELEKGYLYTNLACSYLLLTKPQMGVIYSEKAIAILSQMDRWQELIAVYHIMGCCYVHMGEHDEAQQYFERMLKMSQQMSGISPLFTARAYHEMGTTKHQLDYYDEALQYFALALKTAKSEDDDPLPYWEVGKIFESMTKTYLKKGQLEQAERYLNKALQLLDNHHISLAESWIQLGHLHYAKGEFSSFEQVYMNAITVFIEHENYSKVARAAHALGLYFHNQGDEGKSSHWSRLACEYYAKLVPVGEFDHILPTQIENNNPT
- a CDS encoding RluA family pseudouridine synthase; this translates as MTQERLFNTFIVTAAEDGKKLQQVLKNRYHFSRRWLRRLKQGQYVLVNDEASYLSARIHSGDEIRIFLPDEITLKIEPEAIPLRISYEDEDIVVVDKPAGIVVHPTKGYPNGTLANGLAYHFLQQGRELPIRPVSRLDKDTSGLLMMAKHAYTHDFLSKEMKKKRYQRQYVAIVHGQIADDVGTINRPIAHDPVRPIHRWVNENGAQAITHYEVLERKEGATLVSLQLETGRTHQIRVHLSDYGHPIIGDRMYAEGWKDYGIKRQALHATRLSFIHPRDGKEYMFFSPLSQDMKELWAKL
- the ligA gene encoding NAD-dependent DNA ligase LigA — encoded protein: MQKAEAKNRIEELRREIDQHNVYYHEQDEPQISDAEYDILMRKLLELEAQFPDLIVPESPTQRVGGEPLPHFNKVEHEVPMLSLSNAFNEQDLRDFDERIKRLLGTTEMEYVCELKVDGLAVSLLYEEGRFVRGATRGDGQIGEDITQNLKTIRSLPLKLNKPVTLEVRGEAFMPRSAFTRLNEKKREKGEAIFANPRNAAAGSLRQLDPKLAAARSLDLFLYGTGMVQEETPPTHSAYLDWLAELGFRINPKRRVARTIEEVVAYIDEMEQARADLGYEIDGIVIKVNERRYYHALGTTAKSPRWAIAYKFPAEEAVTVLRDIEIKVGRTGAVTPTAILEPVSLAGTTVSRASLHNEEIIREKGLMLGDHVKVKKAGDIIPEVISVLEEKRTGAEREFHMPSSCPACESQLVHLEEEVALRCINPECPAQIREGMIHFVSRGAMNIDGLGEKVIIQLFEAGLIQSVADLYTLEEKDLLPLDRMGEKSVNNLIAAIKRSKENSMERLLFGLGIRFVGAKAAQILAEHFGDLERLRHASSEELEEIEGIGPRMADSVRMYFAKPEVEQMLMRLQQEGVNFRYKGLTQAEKGAVDSPFADKTVVITGTMEAMGRKEAKEKIEALGGKVTGSVSKKTDYVVAGASAGSKLEKAKELGVDVIDEARFLQMLADD
- a CDS encoding transglutaminase family protein gives rise to the protein MREVNGVCREGWGMGMKKGSRFFVIMVLLFTIVTGCSWSDQTRSSADPFEQKIDEVHDGITLKPLQLREYATDAGVELSAPEYEKFAVNAKVDISGKVASYKKLKSNYLWIVVEKVEEDNKTAKENVGIAEPFDYYVPIKEGVFKKSLTLFAGSGTYQVTVRLPSMEKSDQYQEITQFKVINVNEKVERDMAFTPIGLESGVTLAQPQQGYMKAERSVQLEGAIRSIKDDISILVRIEQEGKKWEKVLPVHKGVFSTEVPLLFEKGVHHLSVLIPSEEKEGYYQKALSFLAEKGSREPLSPITYYKHYQERGIQLLTPTVSGDRADDTYTIEGKIDPDAPFARETEQVIVQTEKDGKEASYIIPVKDYHFKGEFWLRFGPGKYEVIVNVPEVTKENRDFFRFYGVAQFQIDSSAPIGKENLYPSRGVQSNDKKIKELAQSLTKGAGDERAQAKKIYRYVSRTIKYDVPKFRNDTFSLNDSALKALAEKKGVCQDYAFLAVALLRANGMEARFVEGYAEGVRHAWVEVRIGGEWVTMDPTWGSGYINQRDVFVPSYTEKYFDPEPTMFNRTHKRTGIIY